The Gossypium hirsutum isolate 1008001.06 chromosome A03, Gossypium_hirsutum_v2.1, whole genome shotgun sequence genome contains the following window.
TTATTTCCTGAATAaccatctaggaagcaataaaAAGCCTTACCAACTACATTTGATCGATGAATGACAAAGGGAAATGAtccttcctagttgccttgttaagCCTGTGGTAGTCCATACACACTCTCCATCCTGTAACAGTACAAGTTGGTATGAGCTCATTGTTGTCATTACTTATTATTGTGACACCCCCTTTCTTTGGTACATATTGCACAAGATTTACCCACGAGCTGTCGAAAATTGGGTAAATAATGCCAGCATCAAGCCACTTGATAATTTCCTTCTTGAAAACTTCCTTCATAATTGAATTCACTTGTTTATGTTGTTCAATGGATTTTCTATGACAATCTTCCAATAAAATTTTGTACATACAAAATGTAGGGCTAATTCCCTTTATATCGGCAAGGATCTAACCTAGTGCTCCTTTAGATTGATGTAACACTTCTAACAACTTGTCTTTTTGCTTAGGTGTTAGCTTAGCAGAAATTAAAACTGACAAAGTACTGTTACTTCCCAAATAAGCATATTTCAAATGTTGTGGCAGAGGCTTTAACTCTAGAATGGGAGATTCCTCTACAGCTGGTTTAGAAGGCTTAAAAGATCATTTTGATAAATCCAAGGATTCAAATTTCTTCCCTGGCCTATCCGTTATCAGCTGGGCTTCCATAAATTCATCAAGCTCTTCAAAACTTACTGTGTCACCTTGCTCCATCAAATCGTCTTCACTGCAAGAATTGCCGTAGCAAAATTTTGTGAATTCATCCAATAGTGCTTTTATCAAGTCAATGGTGTGACATTTCTCATTCTCATCCACGCATTTTAACgcattaaacacattaaaagtaACCTTTTGATCATTCACTCTTATGGTTAGCTTGCCTTTCTGTACATCAATTAGGGTCCTGCCAGTAGTAAGAAACAATCTTCCAAGAATAATTAGTACATCATGGtcagcttcacattctaaaatcAGAAAATTTActggaaagataaatttatccacCCTTACCAatacatcttcaattttaccttctggaTGGGCGTAAGATCGGTCAACCAATTGCAATGTTACTGTGGTAGGTCTCCCTTTCCCAATTCCTAGcttcttgaaaatagacataggcattagatttatacttacTCTTAAATCACATAATGCTTTTCctacataatgatttccaattgaacatggaGTAGTGAAACTCCATAGGTCCGTTAACTTTGGAGGCAACTTATTCATTAACATTGCTATAcacccttcagtgagagcaacAATCTTAAATTCTCTCAATCTGTGTTTCTTCGATAgtatatctttcatgaatttcacgTAATTGGGCATTTGCTCCAAAGCTTCTACTAGTGGTATGTTAATATGGAGTTACTTCAAAACCTCCAAAAATCTTTTAAACTAAGCATATTGTTTGGAATTATGAAATCACTATGGAAAAGACAGAGGCGGTCATCCTTCAGGTTGCTGATATTGTTTTGCAATGGCATTTTTGTTGGTAACATGATCTGATTTTACCATAACATTTTCATGCTTATCCTTTTTAGATGTTGTATGATTTTTAGATAGTTCTAAGATCTTTACCTGATTGTTACTTGCATTATCCTCTCCAGCCACGGCATCGTAAACAACATCACTCAATTGAGTCCCGCTTTTAAGGGTGATTGCTTTGCAATGCTCCTTGCCTTATGATGCGGttgttgagagcaccaaaaatatcttatttcctacaaaataatgaaaaagaaaagtaaaggggaagtagggtagAATTCTCAGGGACCAGATTGCAggaatgcttgtttctcgaaatcctaggcagaatcgtgcccaagaaaacttgcgttcctaaaaaaataaaaaaaaaacataattaaaagttttgatatggaaaaataaaataaaaattgaattgaaagttgaattgaaattgaaaaattaaataaattgaaatggagaatataaaaaataagcaGAGAGTGAGTTTCTTATGTGGTGAgatccagcctccggttgtctcaatTCGCCTTGAGTCCAATCCTTGACTTTTAAGTGATCCTTCTCAAGCagagtaagccagttatagtggaagaggatacctacaaccaccagctccaagaatttagacttaagatttggcggaacctgactctagccaataatcgcttttgtgggactatctttTACTAAATCATCACTTTCCAACGGCGAATACCATGCCATTTTGTCTTTTGGACTCGTCAACCTCTGACATAGAAAGCCAaggaaccgactgtgcaaccttccccaAATGTGCAAAGCGGtcgttccttgcacaagttgaaaagatcacctattaagggacatggacggaagcgttaGCCCCGTAAtgtggagaaacgatgaataccctattgagaaggctaagcgcagattctaaacctcataaacctttttggggaatttcaacaacctttggctagatcagatttagtggctcatgatttttggagaaaaaccaaaaaataatagaaagagaatttttattgaaagaaaatatgaaaagaacaaaagactaaatttataggggagagagtgtttacagcaAAAGATGGCCTCAATTTGTGTCACTTTATCCTCTATTTGTAGTACTAAGAAACATAGCCTATtcttaattaaattctaaaagataaatacaaataaaataagataattaaagataaataaagataaataaaattaaatcctaaatttaaatctaaataattatccttaataattatcctaatataataaaacattaaatagagtcttgtgctataaaatctcttctttttcactttttcccTTATGTTTTCCATGCCtgcatttttggcaccacctTTTTCCCTATGTTGCATGTTGGCTCATTGTATCTTCAAATTTGCACTTTTTGCCCTTAAATTttcttttgcctcaaatttagtccctaaaagataaaagaccataaaataagctaaattagtaggattatactcaaaataaacatgcaattagcacataaaatatgtcattctagagtattatcaaattctcTCTACTTAGCTCATGCTTGCTCTCAAGTATGGTTCGTGTCCACTGTGAAAATTAAATCCTGCCATGAATGAATTactactccaaagttttataaaaattagtcaaaatgcaaatgaaaataaagagaacccttagcttgctttaagtaaaattgaaaaattattccAATTAACATACACaaaaattaagatcgacttggattatttcatgaaaattaggtaatttaccaaaCCTATCAAGACACCCTATTCGTTTCTACCTTTAGTCCATTTATTAAtatatctttttctttctttctttcttttgtttttttaatttaatttaatttatttatttttacttaggaatatattgaaccttttgacgcgaagagagatgacagccaagaaCCCCACctcggttactcagcccaacatactcctaatttttatttttcttaagaacatttcaaaccttttgacgcgaagggAGATCACAGCCAAGCACCTCACCCTgattactcagcccaacatattcttaaaaattaatttcggttagcggagttttacctaacacgtcacacaaccttttgacgcgaaataggatgacaacccaagcaccctaccccggttactcagctagTCATGTCTTAAGCTACACTCATAACCatggaaaaattattattattaaatgaacttttaattttggaggacttaggagcaataatcaagtgtcaaaaataagtttcagcaaccaccttaatagtcatgaacatattttaagcatgcaattgtattaagtgtcctctctgtatttagacttaatcaaatttactaaaatcaaaatagggttaactctattaattataattactttaacataatataaataaaatagtggagatgaaattaattatagtaaaatcataattttctcAAAAGATAAAAATCATTCTTGTAAGTCAAACAATGGGCAATTCCGGGTAAAAATCTTGGGATGAAAAGAGGCagaatattcttaaaaaaataaatgtgggTAGAGATAAGCACAAGGCAGCAGCAATAGTAACACAACAGTAAAATCAGTAGATAAAATGACAGAAATAATGAGGAATGCCttccccctacttaaaacacattgtcctcgatgtgaaaaataatactaataaatatGCTGAAAAGAAAGAGTTTGGAACACTCCCCATGTCGTCACTATCGTGTATGCATAAATGCAAGGAGGAGAAGGTTTGGCATTTCGTGGAGGCAGGGAAGGCGTTCATCGGCTAAGTTGACGTGTTGGGGCACtaggtgtaatatcctgattttgggcctagtcggaataatggtttcgtgaccacaaaatccgagatagaaataattattttatgattattttaaggtctatgatatgattgaatgattgtatgaaaatttcgtgaagaacttttatgcataaagtgcttaaattgaaattagggactaaatcgaataatttgaaaaacttgcattctagaagtttctagtatgaaattgttttgaaatattaattaggaggtcttaaatagcaattttaccaatttctaagtctatggacaaaaattggacatggaatgaatttttggaaagtttaatagtaagggcattttggtcatttaggggtaaaatgaattaaaatacaaaattaaaagccaattttgctcatcttcaaccccatggctgatATAGCAAGGataaaccatggatagggtttttcaagcttccaagctcgattgtaagtccattctagccccgtttttcaagttctttacgtttttggagtcccgatagctcgattaagcttatgctagcaataatttaacctagggtttatttttggaaaaatacccataggtgaaatttgtgtatttttatgttttatgatagaatatgaggttttaaattatgttagacaacttgtgctactcggttttaagtgaaaacgagcgaaagggcttaatcgataaaaatacctaatagtcataagtacatgttagagtgagaatttgatgtttccatagaagggaaaaatgatcagaatgtcataaaacataagaaaataggctgaagtttaatttacgagctttggggcaaaattgtaatttttccaaaatatgattttgggtcaatttgaataatgtgagtcctaattagactactatattttaaatgatagagcaaggaaaactaaaattcaggctaaaatggggaaaataccaagttgtggacgaaatggtaaaagtagccattttcgcatatgaggtaagttcatatgtaaatgttggtaacatagttattattttaaatgttttaatgttatttaaatgatatgataattattatgaaatatcatacttgtgacaattgtttgataatatgtcaaattatgtgatatacttggaaaatgtgaaatactaccgagtatcggtatcggcattccgtagaagatggttcagacacatgattgggaaaaaggtcccgttgaaccttaggaatggattaggatacaggtgacatgtcactaggatggttgagcatccgaactcgttgagttgagtccgagttcacttatggatgcaaatgtccgaactcgttgagttgagtccgagttcgtgagatgtaactaggcatccgaactcgtggagttgagtccgagttcactcatggatgcgaacgcccgagctcgttgagttgagtccgagttcgcttatgggcgagttacatagtagcttggctacatatgtggcacttatgtgcaaactttccatgtatccgaattatattccgatgtgttcaacgggtaaagttctactcaaatggaggaatactcaagatgaaagggacgtattggtaagtgttgtgaaatggatactttgaacaggtatgtacttaaccctcgggttgaaaactcgatatatgaacaatatggtaagatgataaatgaaaatgtgatatgaatgtcttggtgatgattatgcaaatgatgttttatgtttgcttatatggttatgttacttgctatttgcatgtgaacttattaagcatttatgcttactccctccttttcattccttgtagttttgacaagccagctcgaaaatcgggaacggtcggaggctcgctcacactatccgtataccatcttggcataatggcttgtatattttgagtatggcatgtatagcattataattattttgtatatatggtcttatgatatggttattgagtggtatggaaatgcttggtaatgattacccattggaatggctaatcatgatcatatttggtgttatgtatgtcaaattgctagctaatccatggaaaccatgaaataggtaaaatttaccataaaatagatttagatagcagtagtgacgtgaattttaaaaatcactaaaaatagtagaaatggaattaaataatgaataatttatggaattgaagcttgatgagtctattttcatatggaagaagcgaaacaggtatatgagctatattttatgagatgtttaaatttttgtgaaacagggccagagtgattttttggatcccctgttctgactttggaaattcaccataaattttacaaagataattagaagtcattctttatatgtacagattcattattgagtctagttttattagagacaaacggaatagtcattgaagctctgtaaagggagatatctgattcgtaatacacagaggtcagagtagtcaaaccctgaaacaggggagactttaactaataaactgtactaattggcctaaccaaaaattctagaaaaaaattagtagatatatatatgagtctagtcttaggaaaaatttacggaattggattttgagtttcggaactcgagatatgatttttaaagcgactgtgatgcagttagccagcttgtctggaaattttaaaatgaattgtatgagctgtttaagtaatgaattaagtccgttaacacctcgtgttcgactccggtaatggtcttgggtacggggcgttacatttagtggtatcagagcaggtttagtcgattctcggactaacctagcatgtgtaaaagtttagctatacatgccactgatctgtggtagtgtgatgtcttccgacgcgtatgagtaccgtcttatttagacagggtactctccaaccgagctgcgccgaccatgttcaatgttatgtgaaggtatttgagtaaaattatgattatgataagtctcgattcagaaaagtatgaataaaggtttacgatacatatgtgataaatattcatatttgcttaatgctcatatgatgtagtgtatgtggcttacttgataagatgaacggaataaatagaaattagtagaggtatgaataaaggttataatattatgatacgagtgaaaatgtccttgtcttgatttggacatcgaatgttgataaatgttaatgatatataatttttatgagataaaagattataatgaaatgaacttatctatgttaaattgttggactgaattatatgattgtaatgatatgtacatgatgatgcacgaaatgaatgttgtgattgtgatgcaaatatctatgtttgtttggccttatataatgtcatgagcatgaattaatttaattaaatgaatggataagtaaagctgtctagaaaacatagaatgtatgcataagtatattgtctaaatgggacaataggaaaattggtgtaaaccaacatgaatgaatgacatgattttgatgatgttactatgatgatggaagttgtgtt
Protein-coding sequences here:
- the LOC107887871 gene encoding uncharacterized protein — encoded protein: MPNYVKFMKDILSKKHRLREFKIVALTEGCIAMLMNKLPPKLTDLWSFTTPCSIGNHYVGKALCDLRVSINLMPMSIFKKLGIGKGRPTTVTLQLVDRSYAHPEGKIEDVLVRVDKFIFPVNFLILECEADHDVLIILGRLFLTTGRTLIDVQKGKLTIRVNDQKVTFNVFNALKCVDENEKCHTIDLIKALLDEFTKFCYGNSCSEDDLMEQGDTVSFEELDEFMEAQLITDRPGKKFESLDLSK